Proteins from one Bradyrhizobium roseum genomic window:
- the scpA gene encoding methylmalonyl-CoA mutase: MSRIPNFADIAFESVAPAQPAGNAEPWLTPEGIPVKPGYSEADLEGIDFLETWPGIAPYLRGPYPTMYVNQPWTIRQYAGFSTAEDSNAFYRRNLAAGQKGLSVAFDLATHRGYDSDHPRVTGDVGMAGVAIDSIYDMRTLFSGIPLDQMSVSMTMNGAVLPILALFVAAAEEQGVPPEKLSGTIQNDILKEFMVRNTYIYPPTPSMRIISDIFAYTSQKMPKYNSISISGYHMQEAGATQDLELAYTLADGVEYLRAGLAAGLDVDRFAPRLSFFWAIGMNFFMEVAKMRAARLLWAKLLKPFNPKDPRSLSLRTHCQTSGWSLTAQDVFNNVMRTTIEAMAATQGHTQSLHTNALDEALALPTDFSARIARNTQLFLQQESGTNRIIDPWGGSYYVERLTRDLAAKAWGHIQEVEALGGMAKAIEAGVPKLRIEEASAKTQARIDAGRQAVIGVNKYKPVNEAPIDVLKVENSTVRRLQIDKLKRLRSERDQKDVDAALAALTRSAGEGNGNLLALAIDAARAKATVGEISDAMEKVFGRHRAEIKSITGVYKREASAMSNRVEKVQELIDAFETAEGRRPRILVAKIGQDGHDRGQKVIASAFADVGFDVDIGPLFATADEAARQAVENDVHILGVSSLAAAHLTAVPELKAALKKHGREDIMIIIGGVVPPQDYDALYKAGAEAIFPPGTVISDAAEELIHKLNARLGHSEAAE; this comes from the coding sequence ATGAGCCGCATACCTAATTTTGCAGATATCGCCTTTGAATCCGTCGCGCCCGCGCAGCCAGCCGGCAACGCCGAGCCGTGGCTGACACCCGAGGGCATCCCGGTCAAGCCTGGCTATAGCGAGGCCGATCTCGAAGGCATCGACTTCCTGGAGACGTGGCCGGGCATCGCGCCGTATCTGCGCGGCCCCTACCCGACCATGTATGTCAACCAGCCCTGGACCATCCGGCAGTATGCCGGCTTCTCCACGGCGGAAGATTCCAACGCGTTCTACCGCCGCAACCTTGCCGCCGGACAAAAAGGTCTGTCGGTCGCGTTCGACCTCGCCACCCATCGCGGCTACGACTCGGATCATCCGCGCGTCACCGGCGACGTCGGCATGGCGGGCGTCGCCATCGATTCCATCTACGACATGCGCACGCTGTTCTCGGGGATTCCGCTCGACCAGATGAGCGTGTCGATGACCATGAACGGCGCGGTGCTGCCGATCCTGGCGCTGTTCGTCGCGGCGGCCGAGGAACAGGGCGTTCCGCCGGAGAAATTGTCGGGCACCATTCAGAACGATATTCTGAAAGAGTTCATGGTGCGCAACACCTACATCTATCCGCCGACGCCCTCGATGCGGATCATCTCCGACATCTTTGCGTATACTTCGCAAAAAATGCCGAAGTACAACTCCATCTCCATCTCCGGCTATCACATGCAGGAAGCCGGCGCGACGCAGGATCTCGAGCTCGCCTATACGCTGGCCGACGGCGTCGAATATCTACGCGCTGGTCTCGCCGCCGGCCTCGATGTCGATCGTTTCGCGCCGCGGCTGTCGTTCTTCTGGGCGATCGGCATGAACTTCTTCATGGAAGTCGCCAAAATGCGCGCGGCGCGGCTGTTGTGGGCCAAGCTGCTGAAGCCGTTCAACCCGAAGGATCCGCGCTCGCTGTCGCTGCGCACGCACTGCCAGACCTCCGGCTGGTCGCTGACCGCGCAGGACGTCTTCAACAACGTGATGCGCACCACCATCGAGGCGATGGCGGCGACCCAAGGCCATACGCAGTCGCTGCACACCAACGCGCTCGACGAGGCGCTGGCGCTGCCGACGGACTTTTCGGCCCGGATCGCGCGTAACACGCAGCTGTTCCTGCAGCAGGAAAGCGGCACCAACCGCATCATCGATCCCTGGGGCGGCTCCTACTATGTCGAACGGCTGACGCGCGATCTCGCGGCCAAGGCGTGGGGCCACATCCAGGAGGTCGAGGCGCTCGGCGGCATGGCCAAGGCGATCGAGGCGGGCGTGCCGAAATTGCGGATCGAGGAAGCGTCCGCCAAGACACAGGCGCGGATCGACGCCGGACGGCAGGCGGTGATCGGCGTCAACAAATACAAGCCGGTCAACGAGGCCCCAATCGACGTGCTCAAGGTGGAAAATTCCACCGTGCGGCGGCTGCAGATCGACAAGCTGAAGCGGCTGCGCTCCGAGCGCGACCAGAAGGACGTCGATGCGGCGCTCGCCGCGCTGACGCGCAGCGCCGGCGAAGGCAACGGCAATCTGCTCGCGCTCGCCATCGACGCCGCGCGCGCCAAGGCCACCGTCGGGGAAATTTCGGACGCGATGGAAAAGGTGTTCGGGCGGCACCGCGCCGAAATCAAATCCATCACCGGCGTCTACAAGCGGGAGGCGTCCGCCATGTCCAACCGGGTCGAGAAGGTGCAGGAACTGATCGATGCGTTCGAGACGGCCGAGGGCCGCCGCCCCCGTATCCTCGTCGCCAAAATCGGCCAGGACGGCCACGACCGCGGCCAGAAGGTGATCGCGTCGGCCTTTGCCGATGTCGGCTTCGACGTCGATATCGGGCCGCTGTTCGCCACCGCCGACGAGGCGGCGCGGCAGGCGGTCGAGAACGACGTGCATATCCTCGGCGTCTCGTCGCTGGCGGCGGCGCACCTTACGGCCGTGCCCGAACTCAAGGCCGCGCTGAAGAAGCACGGCCGCGAGGACATCATGATCATCATCGGCGGCGTGGTACCGCCGCAGGATTATGACGCGCTGTACAAGGCCGGCGCCGAAGCGATCTTCCCGCCCGGCACCGTGATCTCGGATGCCGCCGAAGAGCTGATCCACAAGCTCAACGCGCGGTTGGGGCATAGCGAGGCGGCGGAGTAG
- a CDS encoding GFA family protein — protein sequence MTENNRAVLTGGCQCGAIRFAMSKAPAKISICHCRMCQKASGAPFASLADIEHEDFAWTRGTPASFKSSSIAERDFCAACGTPLSYRRIGGPRIEIMTGAFDRPDRVVPTRQYGTESRLGWVVGIANLPSQTTMQNYGPEKMATINSHQHPDHD from the coding sequence ATGACTGAAAACAACAGGGCCGTCCTGACCGGCGGCTGCCAGTGCGGCGCCATCCGCTTTGCAATGTCGAAGGCGCCCGCCAAGATCAGCATCTGCCATTGCCGGATGTGCCAGAAGGCCTCGGGCGCGCCCTTTGCCTCCCTCGCCGACATCGAACACGAGGATTTCGCCTGGACCCGCGGCACGCCGGCCTCGTTCAAATCGTCGTCGATCGCCGAGCGTGATTTCTGCGCCGCCTGCGGCACGCCCTTGAGCTACCGCCGGATCGGCGGCCCCCGGATCGAGATCATGACCGGCGCGTTCGACCGCCCCGACCGGGTGGTGCCGACGCGGCAATATGGCACCGAATCCCGGCTCGGCTGGGTGGTCGGCATCGCCAACCTGCCGAGCCAGACGACCATGCAGAATTACGGGCCGGAGAAGATGGCGACGATCAACAGCCACCAGCATCCGGACCATGATTAG
- a CDS encoding methylmalonyl-CoA mutase family protein — MTKTDELTLAAEFPQATFEDWRKLVDGVLKGAPFEKLVSKTADGLKIDPIYRRAKGAAPVAGRAAAAPWQIMQRVDHPDAKAANAQALHDLENGATGLTLVFAGGNGAHGFGLDPSAEAVAQVLDGIHLDAGIGIELQIGPQSRMAAMHLAEYIKGKGLDPAACDIRFGLDPLGSCAVWGSSPYSWDEIVPAITDAVKGLAAMGFKSPLAAADGRVIHDAGGSEVQELAFVLACGVAYLRAIEQAGVALEDAQGMVYARLSADADQFLTLAKFRALRLLWARIEQACGLSPKPLFVAADTAWRMLTQRDAYVNMLRATMATFSAGLAGANAITVLPHTLALGLPDPFARRAARNTQLVLLEESNLAKVSDPAAGAGGIETLTRQLCDSAWSLFQEIEKAGGIFAALEQNLIQRKVAATRAARELNIARRRDVLTGASEFPNLHEAEAAVLDARPIVLPPYGEAKHKFDALAPMRLAAPFEALRDKSDEKRKASGARPIIFLANLGTAADFTARATFAKSFFETGGIEAIDTEGFADPTALATAFKASGAAIACLCSSDKAYAEHAVAAAKALHAGGAKHIYLAGRPGEQEAALREAGVNDFIYAGGDALAMLRETWQRMEQA, encoded by the coding sequence ATGACCAAGACTGACGAACTGACATTGGCGGCGGAGTTTCCACAGGCGACCTTTGAGGACTGGCGCAAGCTGGTCGACGGGGTGCTGAAGGGTGCGCCATTCGAAAAACTGGTCAGCAAGACAGCCGACGGGCTGAAAATCGATCCGATCTACCGCCGCGCCAAGGGCGCCGCGCCGGTCGCCGGCCGTGCCGCGGCGGCACCCTGGCAGATCATGCAGCGGGTCGACCATCCGGATGCGAAAGCGGCCAACGCCCAGGCGCTGCACGACCTCGAGAACGGCGCGACCGGGCTGACGCTCGTATTCGCCGGCGGCAATGGCGCCCATGGCTTTGGGCTGGATCCTTCTGCGGAGGCCGTCGCACAGGTCCTTGACGGGATCCATCTCGACGCCGGCATCGGCATCGAACTTCAGATCGGCCCGCAATCGCGAATGGCCGCCATGCACCTCGCCGAATACATCAAGGGCAAGGGCCTCGATCCCGCGGCCTGCGACATCCGCTTCGGGCTCGACCCGCTGGGGTCTTGTGCGGTGTGGGGCTCCAGCCCCTACAGCTGGGACGAGATCGTGCCCGCCATCACCGACGCAGTCAAAGGCCTTGCCGCGATGGGGTTCAAAAGCCCCCTCGCCGCCGCCGATGGACGGGTGATCCATGATGCCGGCGGATCGGAGGTGCAGGAACTGGCGTTCGTGCTGGCGTGCGGTGTCGCCTATCTGCGCGCGATCGAACAGGCCGGCGTTGCGCTCGAAGATGCGCAAGGCATGGTCTATGCGCGGCTCAGCGCGGATGCGGATCAGTTTCTGACGCTGGCGAAATTCCGCGCGCTGCGGCTGTTGTGGGCGCGGATCGAGCAGGCTTGCGGATTGTCGCCAAAACCGCTGTTCGTCGCGGCGGATACTGCATGGCGCATGCTGACGCAGCGCGATGCCTATGTGAACATGCTTCGCGCGACGATGGCCACCTTCTCCGCGGGCCTCGCCGGCGCCAACGCCATCACCGTATTGCCGCATACGCTCGCCCTGGGACTGCCCGATCCGTTCGCGCGGCGTGCCGCGCGCAACACGCAGCTGGTGCTGCTGGAAGAGTCCAACCTCGCCAAGGTGAGCGATCCCGCGGCCGGCGCCGGCGGCATCGAAACCCTCACGAGACAGCTTTGCGACTCCGCATGGTCGCTGTTCCAGGAGATCGAAAAGGCCGGCGGCATTTTTGCGGCGCTGGAACAGAACCTGATCCAGCGCAAGGTCGCCGCCACCCGCGCCGCGCGCGAACTCAATATCGCCAGGCGGCGTGACGTGCTGACCGGGGCAAGCGAATTCCCGAACCTGCATGAGGCCGAGGCCGCCGTTCTGGATGCCAGGCCGATCGTGTTGCCGCCCTATGGCGAGGCAAAACACAAATTCGATGCGCTGGCGCCGATGCGGCTGGCGGCACCGTTCGAGGCGCTGCGCGACAAGTCGGACGAAAAACGGAAGGCCTCCGGCGCGCGGCCAATAATCTTCCTCGCCAATCTCGGCACGGCGGCCGACTTCACCGCGCGCGCGACATTCGCCAAGAGTTTTTTCGAAACTGGCGGCATCGAGGCGATCGACACCGAAGGATTTGCCGACCCGACAGCACTGGCCACGGCTTTCAAGGCGTCCGGCGCCGCGATTGCCTGCCTGTGTTCCTCCGATAAGGCCTATGCGGAACACGCGGTAGCCGCCGCCAAGGCCCTTCACGCCGGAGGCGCCAAGCATATCTATCTGGCAGGGCGGCCCGGCGAACAGGAGGCCGCGCTGCGCGAAGCCGGCGTCAATGATTTCATCTATGCCGGTGGCGACGCGCTGGCGATGCTGCGGGAAACCTGGCAGCGGATGGAGCAAGCATGA
- the folK gene encoding 2-amino-4-hydroxy-6-hydroxymethyldihydropteridine diphosphokinase, with the protein MADVLIALGGNVGDVRATFQKAIANICGMTQAALLARSSDYTTPPWGEMHQAPFINACIEIETSLDPHALLFTLHKIEKKFGRDRARETRWGPRTLDLDLIAYDDVKLDKPELTLPHPRTFERAFVLVPLAEIVPDRIIAGRRVSDALAQLSTEGIQRLPDLD; encoded by the coding sequence ATGGCTGACGTGCTGATCGCGCTCGGCGGCAATGTCGGCGATGTCCGCGCGACATTCCAAAAGGCCATCGCCAATATCTGCGGCATGACGCAGGCCGCCCTGCTCGCGCGCTCCTCCGACTACACCACCCCGCCCTGGGGCGAGATGCATCAGGCGCCCTTCATCAATGCTTGCATCGAGATCGAAACCAGCCTTGATCCACATGCGCTGCTGTTTACGCTGCACAAGATCGAGAAAAAGTTCGGCCGCGACCGCGCCCGTGAGACCCGCTGGGGTCCGCGCACCCTCGACCTCGACCTGATCGCCTACGACGACGTCAAGCTCGACAAGCCGGAACTGACGCTGCCGCATCCGCGGACTTTCGAGCGCGCTTTCGTGCTGGTGCCGCTGGCCGAGATCGTGCCCGACCGTATCATTGCGGGACGCCGCGTCTCGGATGCGCTGGCACAGCTTTCGACCGAGGGGATCCAGCGGCTGCCTGACCTCGATTAA
- the folB gene encoding dihydroneopterin aldolase — MSDTIFITGVVIHARHGVMEHETEVGQRFVIDLELSADLSQAANTDHLADTVSYASVVATATAAFKNTNYKLLERAAGAVADAIFAAFARIDAVKVTVHKPHAPIAAIFEDVGVVLFRKRSSP; from the coding sequence ATGAGCGATACGATCTTCATCACCGGCGTCGTCATCCATGCCCGCCACGGCGTGATGGAACACGAGACCGAAGTCGGACAGCGCTTCGTCATCGACCTCGAACTGTCGGCCGATCTCTCGCAAGCGGCGAACACCGATCATCTCGCCGACACCGTATCCTATGCCAGCGTGGTGGCGACCGCGACGGCGGCGTTCAAGAACACCAATTACAAGCTGCTGGAGCGCGCCGCCGGCGCGGTGGCCGATGCGATATTCGCAGCCTTCGCGCGTATCGATGCGGTGAAAGTGACCGTGCACAAGCCGCATGCGCCGATCGCCGCGATCTTCGAGGACGTCGGCGTAGTGCTGTTCCGCAAGCGGTCATCCCCCTGA
- the folP gene encoding dihydropteroate synthase — MIAAQPSPTAATGPAGHAVLPALLSKPTPAVMGVLNVTPDSFSDGGQFAAPESALAQARRMVAEGADIIDIGAESTRPYGSEPISAEEELRRLQPVLPGVVALGVPVSIDSMKSAVVAWALDQGAAIANDVWGLQRDAGMAGVVAERGVPVIIMHNRDSADPAIDIMQDIANFFAASLDIAARAGISTDKIVLDPGIGFGKTPEQSMIALARLAELQSFGLPLLVGASRKRFISTVTPSEPHQRLGGSIAAHLLAAENGARIIRAHDVAETVQALRVTAAIREQG, encoded by the coding sequence ATGATCGCAGCCCAGCCAAGCCCTACCGCCGCCACCGGTCCGGCCGGTCATGCGGTGCTGCCTGCGCTGCTCTCGAAGCCCACTCCGGCCGTCATGGGCGTGCTGAATGTGACGCCCGATTCATTCTCGGACGGCGGGCAATTCGCTGCCCCCGAGTCCGCACTGGCCCAGGCCCGGCGGATGGTGGCCGAGGGCGCCGACATCATCGACATCGGCGCGGAATCCACCCGGCCCTACGGGTCGGAACCGATCTCGGCGGAAGAAGAACTGCGGCGCCTGCAACCGGTGCTGCCCGGTGTCGTCGCGCTGGGCGTTCCCGTATCGATCGACAGCATGAAATCCGCCGTCGTCGCCTGGGCGCTCGATCAGGGCGCGGCCATCGCCAACGATGTCTGGGGCCTGCAGCGCGATGCCGGCATGGCCGGAGTCGTCGCCGAACGCGGTGTACCCGTCATCATCATGCATAACCGCGACAGCGCGGATCCCGCCATCGACATCATGCAGGACATCGCCAATTTCTTTGCAGCCTCGCTCGACATCGCCGCGCGCGCCGGCATTTCAACCGACAAGATCGTACTCGATCCCGGCATCGGCTTCGGAAAGACCCCCGAGCAGAGCATGATCGCGCTGGCGCGGCTGGCCGAGTTGCAGTCGTTTGGACTTCCACTGCTGGTCGGCGCCTCGCGAAAACGCTTCATCAGCACGGTGACGCCGTCGGAGCCGCATCAGCGGCTCGGCGGCTCGATTGCCGCGCATCTGCTGGCGGCCGAAAACGGCGCGCGGATCATCCGCGCACATGACGTCGCCGAAACCGTCCAGGCGCTGCGCGTCACCGCCGCAATCAGGGAACAGGGATGA
- a CDS encoding DUF4332 domain-containing protein — protein MTYPLSAIEGLSAYSASKLKSLGIRTTDALLEAARTVKGRKALAAKTGISEQQLLEWANFSDYMRIPGMGKAKVGLVRAAGVTTVRELALRNPARLAQNMKDVNTKRKLVRVLPSERSVEQLIEQARKLSPKISY, from the coding sequence ATGACTTATCCCCTTTCCGCGATCGAAGGCTTGAGCGCCTACTCTGCCTCGAAACTGAAATCTTTGGGCATTCGCACCACTGACGCACTGCTGGAGGCCGCCCGCACGGTGAAAGGACGCAAGGCGCTCGCGGCAAAGACCGGCATCAGCGAACAGCAACTGCTCGAATGGGCCAATTTCTCCGACTACATGCGCATTCCCGGAATGGGCAAGGCCAAGGTCGGCCTGGTGCGTGCCGCGGGTGTCACCACGGTGCGTGAACTCGCCCTGCGCAACCCGGCGCGGCTGGCCCAGAACATGAAGGACGTGAACACCAAGCGAAAATTGGTTAGGGTCCTGCCCTCCGAGAGATCGGTCGAGCAACTGATCGAACAGGCGCGCAAGCTGTCGCCAAAAATCAGCTACTGA
- a CDS encoding DUF2267 domain-containing protein has protein sequence MDELIGRLASKAGIDSAVAEKTIGIVLGFLRNEGPSDKVQALIDQIPGAEAAIAASSSNGGFSRLMGGGVMAVGTRLMALGLGVNEIQGVARELFRFGRDKIGADQMGEIISGTPGLSQFA, from the coding sequence ATGGACGAACTGATTGGACGGCTGGCCTCCAAGGCCGGCATCGATAGCGCTGTCGCTGAAAAAACCATCGGCATCGTTCTGGGTTTCCTCCGCAACGAGGGGCCTTCCGACAAGGTTCAGGCTCTGATTGATCAAATTCCGGGTGCGGAAGCTGCGATTGCAGCTTCGAGCAGCAATGGCGGCTTCTCGCGGCTGATGGGCGGAGGCGTGATGGCGGTCGGCACCAGGCTGATGGCGCTCGGCCTCGGCGTGAACGAAATTCAAGGCGTGGCGCGTGAACTTTTCAGGTTCGGTCGGGACAAAATCGGAGCGGATCAAATGGGCGAAATCATCTCGGGGACGCCGGGCCTCAGCCAGTTCGCATAG
- a CDS encoding helicase HerA-like domain-containing protein, with the protein MVNSDKTADTDEKIFIGKGEETAWLTLALANRHGLVTGATGTGKTVSLQVMAEGFARAGVPVFAADIKGDLSGISEVGEGKDFILKRAKEMGLDFQPDQFSTVFWDVFGEQGHPVRATVTEMGPLLLSRMLDLNDVQEGVLNVAFRVADENGLPLLDLKDLRSLLDAIAPVAKKAASADDDPDDNEELKAALRKAAQSYGNVSKATVGTIQRQLLVLENQGATKFFGEPALVLKDFIKTDRDGRGVVNILVADRLMQSPRLYATFLLWMLSELFEELPEAGDLAKPKLVFFFDEAHLLFDDAPDALMDKIEQVVRLIRSKGVGVYFVTQNPIDVPDKVLAQLGGRVQHALRAFTPRDQKAVKAAAQTFRPNPKLDTARVIMELGKGEALVSFLEGGGTPTVVERVMIRPPTARIGPISPEERKAIMSKSPVKGRYDTAIDAESAYEMLQKRVADTAAPADGQGSGGVLGQLGSIVGTIFGTNTKRGRLTTGQVIARDVTRSVTNKVIGGVAADLGKAVGGSLGGSIGRSLVRGALGGLLRR; encoded by the coding sequence ATGGTGAACTCTGATAAGACGGCCGATACCGACGAGAAGATTTTCATCGGCAAGGGCGAAGAGACGGCGTGGCTGACGCTTGCGCTCGCCAATCGGCACGGCCTCGTCACGGGTGCTACCGGAACCGGCAAGACGGTGTCGCTGCAGGTCATGGCGGAGGGTTTTGCCCGCGCTGGTGTTCCGGTATTCGCCGCCGATATCAAGGGCGACTTGTCCGGGATCTCCGAAGTCGGCGAGGGCAAGGATTTCATCCTCAAGCGCGCCAAGGAGATGGGCCTCGATTTCCAGCCCGATCAGTTCTCGACGGTATTTTGGGATGTATTCGGCGAGCAGGGGCATCCCGTGCGCGCCACCGTCACCGAGATGGGACCGCTGCTGCTGTCGCGCATGCTCGACCTCAACGACGTGCAGGAAGGCGTTCTCAACGTTGCATTCCGCGTGGCGGATGAAAACGGCCTGCCGTTGCTCGATTTGAAGGATCTGCGTTCGCTGCTGGACGCGATCGCGCCGGTTGCCAAGAAGGCGGCGAGTGCGGACGATGATCCCGACGACAATGAGGAGTTGAAGGCCGCGCTGCGGAAGGCCGCGCAGAGCTACGGCAACGTCAGCAAGGCGACGGTCGGAACCATTCAGCGCCAATTGCTGGTGCTGGAAAACCAGGGCGCCACGAAATTCTTCGGCGAGCCGGCGCTGGTGCTGAAGGATTTCATCAAGACCGACCGCGACGGCCGCGGCGTGGTCAACATCCTGGTCGCCGACAGGCTGATGCAGAGTCCGAGACTCTACGCCACCTTCCTGTTGTGGATGCTGTCGGAATTGTTCGAGGAATTGCCGGAAGCCGGCGACCTGGCGAAGCCGAAACTGGTGTTCTTCTTCGACGAAGCGCATCTGTTGTTCGACGATGCGCCGGATGCGCTGATGGACAAGATCGAGCAGGTGGTGCGCCTGATCCGCTCCAAGGGCGTCGGCGTCTACTTCGTCACGCAGAATCCGATCGACGTGCCGGACAAGGTGCTGGCCCAGCTGGGCGGTCGCGTGCAGCACGCGCTGCGCGCCTTTACGCCGCGCGACCAGAAAGCGGTGAAAGCGGCGGCGCAAACGTTCCGGCCGAATCCGAAACTCGATACCGCCCGCGTCATCATGGAACTCGGCAAGGGCGAGGCGCTGGTGTCGTTCCTCGAAGGCGGCGGCACGCCGACCGTGGTCGAGCGCGTCATGATCCGGCCGCCGACCGCGCGGATCGGGCCGATCTCGCCGGAAGAGCGCAAGGCCATCATGAGCAAGAGCCCGGTCAAGGGCAGATACGACACCGCGATCGACGCCGAATCCGCCTATGAGATGTTGCAGAAGCGCGTGGCCGACACGGCGGCGCCTGCGGATGGTCAGGGCAGTGGCGGCGTTCTCGGCCAGCTCGGTTCGATCGTCGGCACGATTTTCGGCACCAACACCAAGCGCGGCAGGCTGACGACCGGCCAGGTGATTGCACGCGACGTCACCCGTTCGGTCACGAACAAGGTCATCGGCGGTGTCGCTGCCGATCTCGGCAAGGCCGTCGGCGGCTCGCTCGGTGGTTCGATCGGACGTTCGCTGGTGCGCGGTGCGCTTGGCGGCTTGCTGCGGCGGTAA